The window CTGCTCAGGCAGAAACTCAGATGCTAGGCGGTGTAATCCTTGCAGAAGGGGGTTGCCTTTTGTTTTGGCCTGAATCGCAGCCTCACATGCCTGTAGGAATTCTGGCGTATCTAAATATTCGTCGAATCCACCGCCACCGTGCCATAGCATGCCTCGCATGCAATATTCGGCATATTCGTAGTTGATGCGATCGTGCCACCAGTGCTTCAGCAGTTTGTTGAGACTCACCTTTCCATTGAAGTATTTGAAAAAGGGAAAAAGGACGAGAAACTGCTCATCTGCGATGTAAATCAGGTTCTTAGCATAGGCATCCAGCACTACCCCGTAACTTTTAAGAATGCCAACCACCTCTATCAGGTTGGTCTTGTTATCAGGCAGTAGGGCTTCTGCCCTCAACAGACGCTCAATGAAGGGTTGCAGTGGATGGTCGGATTTTGAGGTTTGGGTCAGGGTGTTGGTCATGGGGAACAACTCGGAGGGACGAGGCTTTATGTCACAGCGAAGAAGAAATCTGAATAATTTCTGGGCTGGGCGATCTCATGGCGATGGTCGTGACTTCACTCCACCGACTAAGCCAGTTAGGCTGTAGCCCCAGCACCACGATGACGATGGCTAACACGATAGCTGGGAGACGATCATGCCACGCCACAGGCGGCAGCAGTATATCGGGGGCGACCTGATCATTCGGGGGAGCCACAGCTAACCGCCCAAAGAAAGCTCGATTCACCAGAAGCAGAAAGTAGACCGCGGTTAAACCAGAGCCAATCATGCAAAGTAGCGTCTGGGTTTGAAAGACTAAAAAGCTGCCTCGGAACACCACAAATTCTGAGATGAAGCCCACCATACCCGGAATGCCAGCACTGGCCATAACCCCTAAAATCATCAAACTGCCAATAATTGGCAAGCCCCGCTCAGGGTTTAGCAAGCCCCGCAACAAATCTAAATCGCGGGTTCCGGTTTTGACATAGACAACACCCACCAGCAAAAACAGCAGCCCTGAAATCAGACCGTGGCTCACCATTTGCATCACGGTTCCTAGGATGGCTAAGGGGGTTGCGGCAGCGGCGGCTAATAAGACATAGCCCATGTGGCCAATTGAGCTGTAGGCCACCATCTTTTTCATGTCTTTCTGAGCGATCGCGGCCAAAGAGCCATACAGCACGCTGACCACTGCCCAGCTTGCCAACCAGGGAGAGAACGCCCTCCAGGCTTCTGGAAATAGCTGTAAGCCAAAGCGCACCAGCCCATAGGTTCCTAGCTTCAGGAGCACCCCAGCCAATAGGACTGATACGGGGGTTGAGGCTTCGACGTGGGCATCTGGGAGCCAGGTGTGAAAAGGAAAGAGAGGAATTTTGATGCCAAAGCCGATCAAAATGGCACTGAGTAAAATCCCCTGCTGAAGGAGCGTCAGCGACTGCGCTAAGGACACGTCATAGTTGAACGTAGTCCCCCCTCCCAGCCATACCAGCCCTAAAAACCCCCCCAAAATGAGGGCACCTGAGGTGGCGGTATAAATCAAGAACTTGGTAGCGGCATAGCCGCGCCGCGCCCCACCCCAAATCGCAATCAGCAAATAAAGCGGGATCAGCTCTAGTTCATAGAAAATGAAGAACAGCAGCAGATTCTGGGATAAAAAGGCCCCTGCTACCGCTGCATTAATCAATAAAATCAGGCTGAAATATAAACGGGGGCGTTGAATGGTCGCCGCACTGGCGTAGACGGCAATGCCCCCCAATAAGCTGTTAATCAGCAGCAATGGCAAAGACAGACCATCTACCCCTAGCTGGTAGGTCAGACCTAGGGCGTCGATCCACGGCAAGGATTCCAGAAACTGCAGCCCTGACTGGTGGATGTCGAATCGTGCTGCCAGGACAATTGCCCAGATTAAAGAAAGGGCCTGGATACCCAGAGAAACTTGCCAAACTTTTTGCCCTGCCCAGTGCCTTGGCCAGAG is drawn from Leptolyngbya sp. SIO1E4 and contains these coding sequences:
- a CDS encoding NADH-quinone oxidoreductase subunit M; translation: MLSALILIPLLGALVISLWPRHWAGQKVWQVSLGIQALSLIWAIVLAARFDIHQSGLQFLESLPWIDALGLTYQLGVDGLSLPLLLINSLLGGIAVYASAATIQRPRLYFSLILLINAAVAGAFLSQNLLLFFIFYELELIPLYLLIAIWGGARRGYAATKFLIYTATSGALILGGFLGLVWLGGGTTFNYDVSLAQSLTLLQQGILLSAILIGFGIKIPLFPFHTWLPDAHVEASTPVSVLLAGVLLKLGTYGLVRFGLQLFPEAWRAFSPWLASWAVVSVLYGSLAAIAQKDMKKMVAYSSIGHMGYVLLAAAAATPLAILGTVMQMVSHGLISGLLFLLVGVVYVKTGTRDLDLLRGLLNPERGLPIIGSLMILGVMASAGIPGMVGFISEFVVFRGSFLVFQTQTLLCMIGSGLTAVYFLLLVNRAFFGRLAVAPPNDQVAPDILLPPVAWHDRLPAIVLAIVIVVLGLQPNWLSRWSEVTTIAMRSPSPEIIQISSSL